CTTTAGTTAAACTAAAAGCTAACGGAAGTTTATCGGTAGCTTTAATTTCTGAACGAGCGTTGATTCGTGCAACAAAGTTTTGACTCGCAAGTTTTCCATGAATCATCGTTTCAGCACCTAATAATTCAGCGACCTCAACTGTAATTTCGACAGTTGATTCAGGAGAAGATTGAAGAACAATTAGTTCATCATGAATGTCTTCAGGACGAATACCGAGTATGATTTCTTTTCCATTATATCCTTTTTTCTTTAATGCTTTTAGTTGGCCATCTGGTACTTTGAAACGAATATTTTCTATATGAAAATAGTTATCTTGTAATGTTCCGGTAAAGAAATTCATAGCTGGAGAACCAATGAATCCGCCAACAAAAATGTTTTCAGGAGCATCGTATACTTCTTTTGGCGTACCAACTTGCTGGATGACACCATCTTTCATAACAACAAGGCGTGATGCCATTGTCATTGCTTCTGTTTGATCATGTGTCACATATATAGTGGTCGTGTTTAAACGGCGATGAAGTTTAGAGATTTCAGAGCGCATACTTACGCGCAATTTTGCGTCTAAATTGGATAGAGGCTCGTCCATTAAAAATACTTTTGCGTCACGAACGATAGCTCTTCCTAGCGCAACACGTTGGCGTTGTCCACCTGATAATGCCTTTGGTTTTCGTTTTAAGTAATCTTCAAGTCCTAAGATTTTCGCAGCCTCTGTTACGCGGCGATTAATTTCATCTTTTGGAAGTTTGCGTAGTTTCAAGCCAAACGCCATATTATCATAAACAGACATATGTGGGTATAGTGCGTAATTTTGAAATACCATCGCAATGTCGCGATCTTTTGGAGCGACATCATTCATACGTTCTCCATCAATATAAAATGAACCATCAGAAATGTCTTCTAGACCCGCAATCATACGTAGAGTTGTTGATTTTCCACATCCAGAAGGACCGACAAATACGATAAACTCTTTATCTTCAATATGTAAATTAAAATCAGAAACAGCAGTCGTTTTATTATCATAAACTTTAAAAATATGATCTAATACGAGTTCTGCCACAATTACTCACTCCTTATTCTTTGAATTAATCGAATTATAAGATTTTTTTGTAGGTAGGTAAATTGGCAGATTGCACAAAAAAATGAGAGGTTTTTATGCAAGTTTACGAGATATCTAAAGAAAGAAATGCCATGTAAACTGCTACAGCGCCTTCAAATGTTTTGATATTAATTCCTGTTTTTTCAATGAATCTATCAATTCGATACTGCAAGGTATTACGATGCAAATATAAATGTTTCGCTGCAAGTGATACATTTAAATTACATTGGAAGAATACTTTAACACTATCGATTAGTTCTTTATCATTTGAAATGTGTGCTAACAATTGATTTGTATATTTTTCTCTTTCTTCTTTTGGTAATGAGATCATTAATTGGTAAGGGAGTAGGTGTTCAATGTGTATAATCTTTTTTGATAAATAGGGAGAAAGAAAAGAAAATAATGCTCGTTCCCATTGATACAAACGAGAAATTCCATTTGTTTCGGTATAGTGTCTGCCAATAAAAAAGGATAGAGATATAAAAAAATCTGTTTCTAATGTATCAAGGGCTGTTTGTAATATAGATTTCGATATATCTTCTTCTAAGATGAGAACGCCGGCTTGAGAAGTCTCCCATATCGTTGTAGTGACGAAAGAAAACATGGACTGTAAAGCATCTTGAAATTCTTCTCTTTCTACTATAGAGTGATTTGTGAAAAAATGTAAAAAACGAACAGATACGATAGGAATATCCTTATTTTGATATAACGCTTCATACCAAGACTTTTCTTTTTCTGTTTCATAAAATGTATCAGTATGAATGGGCGTTAAGATTGATGAAAGTAATTGACGTTCCCTTTGGTGTAAGCGAGATTTGCGAATCCCTACTTTGTTTCCTTCAACTAAAAACCAGCTATACTCCCCAGACAATACTGTTTCATTAACCGTTATATCTTTACCGTAATATGTTTTTAATTGTTGAATCATAGGAACACTCCTTTTCTTTTTCTGAGATAAAGTGAAACTTTCATTTAGCCAGACCAATTGATTTTTTTGTGGGCAATTATCCCGCGCACCTATCTTTCTCATTTGTACGGACTTTAAGGTAGGGAGAATTTTATTAGTAATTAACCTTCATCGATCAGATTTTTACGGGAAGAATCAATTTGATAAAAATAATCTTTCTCTTGCAGGCAATTCCATT
This sequence is a window from Bacillus pseudomycoides DSM 12442. Protein-coding genes within it:
- a CDS encoding PucR family transcriptional regulator; translated protein: MIQQLKTYYGKDITVNETVLSGEYSWFLVEGNKVGIRKSRLHQRERQLLSSILTPIHTDTFYETEKEKSWYEALYQNKDIPIVSVRFLHFFTNHSIVEREEFQDALQSMFSFVTTTIWETSQAGVLILEEDISKSILQTALDTLETDFFISLSFFIGRHYTETNGISRLYQWERALFSFLSPYLSKKIIHIEHLLPYQLMISLPKEEREKYTNQLLAHISNDKELIDSVKVFFQCNLNVSLAAKHLYLHRNTLQYRIDRFIEKTGINIKTFEGAVAVYMAFLSLDIS
- a CDS encoding ABC transporter ATP-binding protein, translated to MAELVLDHIFKVYDNKTTAVSDFNLHIEDKEFIVFVGPSGCGKSTTLRMIAGLEDISDGSFYIDGERMNDVAPKDRDIAMVFQNYALYPHMSVYDNMAFGLKLRKLPKDEINRRVTEAAKILGLEDYLKRKPKALSGGQRQRVALGRAIVRDAKVFLMDEPLSNLDAKLRVSMRSEISKLHRRLNTTTIYVTHDQTEAMTMASRLVVMKDGVIQQVGTPKEVYDAPENIFVGGFIGSPAMNFFTGTLQDNYFHIENIRFKVPDGQLKALKKKGYNGKEIILGIRPEDIHDELIVLQSSPESTVEITVEVAELLGAETMIHGKLASQNFVARINARSEIKATDKLPLAFSLTKAHFFDIDTEQRIRNE